The following coding sequences lie in one Corallococcus macrosporus genomic window:
- a CDS encoding beta-ketoacyl synthase N-terminal-like domain-containing protein, giving the protein MRDDSNESVNGLDVAIVGMAARLPGAKDVDQFWKNLCDGVESIRVFSDEELLAAGVDPAALKDPNYVRASPVLDDIESFDASFFNFSPLEAKVMDPQRRLFLESCWHALEDAGYTPEGFAGTIGVYAGAGLNTYLLQNVLGDEALVRNIGLQQLLIASDKDFLPTHVSYKLNLTGPSVNVNTACSTSLVALHFARQALILGECDMALAGGVSLNVPHLAGYHHVQDSILSPDGHCRAFDAQARGTLWGNGSGVVVLKRLADALADGDDIRAVIKGSAINNDGSTKVGYTAPSVEGQAKVIVQALATSDVAPESISYVEAHGTGTEVGDPIELAALTQAFRLHTDRKGFCAIGSVKTNIGHLNAAAGVAGLIKVVRALEERKLPPSLHFQTPNPKIDFDNSPFFVNTALTDWKRGQTPLRAGMSSLGIGGTNAHVILEEAPARPPRNETSQDEQLLVLSARSPEALDRVTVLLADHLEAHPELFLRDVAFTLQRGRRAFTYRRAVRARTVPDAVRALRERRFASPDAGSVPASWQALLGPWLAGDEVDWSMLHDGASPRRVRLPLYPFERQRLWVEPRPPEAQAPVKDKDAFWRKRPDMADWFYRAQWKQSALPLEPAPTARETFLVFSDGAPLTRKLIERLGRRGTVVTVTPGATFAKLGDAAFSLPVSDRKAYELLVLELRSRQLLPDRVLHFWGLQAVDAPRPANDLDALVASQEQGLFSLLFFGQALGQLAVTRSMRLLAFSNDVFDVTGEEALRYEQSSVSGICKVLQQEYNNLHCRAVDLSVPEGGAWKVDALADALEREVLSSIGDVLCAYRGTRRWIQFYEPVRVTADAPKPPLVHKGETYLVYYGLEGIGFLTARRMLEQGARLIILEEPDFPEQDAWGQWLGAKRREPIGVRVGNAVGLQAAGHDFVLKKARLDDVEAMRRVLADAEKEAGPIRGLLHASGASNFERIKPLRDADRELCKQHFASIPHSLRMLDELLRERDLRFRVMMSSLGSVLGGLGFIAIASASSLASNYTVLQNRQHAQKWVVQYWDSWDIEWKKAKEIVHPSMYERLAPSVLTEPEGLESFHRLFAIPDSTQVAVCATDLQARYDKWVKLEAVRQEPGTAELLKRPDLDTPFVEPRDEMERTIASVYQEFLGVDRVGADDGFHELGGHSLLATQMVSRLREVLQVDVELFVVLAHPTVSSLAAHLSTVASGARA; this is encoded by the coding sequence GTGCGTGACGATTCGAACGAGTCAGTGAACGGGCTGGATGTCGCCATCGTCGGCATGGCCGCGCGCCTTCCTGGCGCGAAGGACGTGGATCAGTTCTGGAAGAACCTCTGCGACGGCGTGGAGTCCATCCGCGTCTTCTCCGACGAGGAGCTGCTGGCGGCCGGGGTGGACCCCGCGGCGCTGAAGGACCCGAACTACGTCCGGGCCTCGCCGGTGCTGGACGACATCGAGTCCTTCGACGCGAGCTTCTTCAACTTCAGCCCGCTGGAGGCGAAGGTGATGGACCCGCAGCGGCGGCTCTTCCTGGAGTCGTGCTGGCACGCGCTCGAGGACGCGGGCTACACGCCGGAAGGCTTCGCGGGGACCATCGGCGTCTACGCGGGCGCGGGGCTCAACACGTACCTCCTGCAGAACGTGCTGGGCGACGAAGCGCTCGTGCGCAACATCGGCCTGCAGCAACTGCTCATCGCCAGCGACAAGGACTTCCTGCCGACGCACGTCTCCTACAAGCTCAACCTCACCGGCCCCAGCGTCAACGTCAACACCGCGTGCTCCACGTCGCTGGTGGCGCTGCACTTCGCCCGTCAGGCGCTCATCCTGGGCGAGTGCGACATGGCGCTCGCCGGAGGCGTCTCCCTCAACGTCCCGCACCTCGCCGGCTACCACCACGTGCAGGACAGCATCCTGTCCCCGGACGGGCACTGCCGCGCCTTCGACGCGCAGGCCCGGGGCACGCTGTGGGGCAACGGCAGCGGCGTGGTCGTCCTCAAGCGGCTGGCGGACGCGCTCGCGGACGGCGACGACATCCGCGCGGTCATCAAGGGCTCGGCCATCAACAACGACGGCTCCACCAAGGTGGGCTACACGGCCCCCAGCGTGGAGGGCCAGGCGAAGGTCATCGTCCAGGCGCTCGCGACGTCGGACGTGGCGCCGGAGTCCATCAGCTACGTGGAGGCCCACGGCACGGGCACGGAAGTGGGTGACCCCATCGAGCTGGCCGCGCTGACGCAGGCCTTCCGCCTGCACACCGACCGCAAGGGCTTCTGCGCCATCGGCTCGGTGAAGACCAACATCGGTCACCTCAACGCGGCCGCGGGCGTCGCCGGCCTCATCAAGGTCGTGCGCGCGCTGGAGGAGCGCAAGCTGCCGCCGAGCCTCCACTTCCAGACGCCCAACCCGAAGATCGACTTCGACAACAGCCCCTTCTTCGTCAATACCGCGCTCACGGACTGGAAGCGCGGGCAGACGCCGCTGCGCGCGGGGATGAGCTCGCTGGGCATCGGCGGAACGAACGCGCACGTCATCCTGGAGGAGGCGCCGGCGCGGCCCCCTCGCAACGAAACCTCCCAGGACGAGCAGTTGCTGGTGCTGTCCGCGCGAAGCCCGGAGGCGCTCGACCGCGTCACCGTCCTGCTGGCGGATCACCTGGAGGCGCACCCGGAGCTGTTCCTGCGCGACGTGGCCTTCACGCTCCAGCGCGGACGCCGCGCCTTCACGTACCGCAGGGCCGTGCGCGCCCGCACGGTGCCAGACGCCGTCCGCGCGCTGCGGGAGCGCCGGTTCGCGTCCCCGGACGCGGGCTCGGTGCCCGCCTCGTGGCAGGCCCTGCTCGGACCCTGGCTCGCGGGCGACGAGGTGGACTGGTCCATGCTGCACGACGGCGCCTCGCCCCGCCGCGTGCGCCTGCCGCTCTATCCCTTCGAGAGGCAGCGACTGTGGGTGGAGCCGCGCCCCCCGGAGGCCCAGGCCCCCGTGAAGGACAAGGACGCCTTCTGGCGCAAGCGCCCGGACATGGCGGACTGGTTCTACCGCGCGCAGTGGAAGCAGTCCGCGCTGCCGCTGGAGCCCGCGCCCACGGCGCGTGAGACGTTCCTCGTCTTCTCCGACGGCGCTCCGCTCACCCGCAAGCTCATCGAACGGCTGGGCCGCCGGGGCACGGTCGTCACCGTGACGCCCGGCGCGACGTTCGCGAAGCTGGGCGACGCGGCCTTCAGCCTGCCGGTGTCCGACCGCAAGGCCTACGAGCTGCTGGTGCTGGAGCTGCGAAGCCGCCAGCTCCTGCCGGACCGCGTGCTCCACTTCTGGGGCCTTCAGGCCGTGGACGCGCCCCGGCCCGCCAACGACCTGGACGCGCTGGTGGCCTCGCAGGAGCAGGGCCTCTTCAGCCTCCTGTTCTTCGGTCAAGCGCTGGGGCAGCTCGCGGTGACGCGCTCCATGCGGCTGCTCGCGTTCTCCAACGACGTCTTCGACGTCACCGGCGAGGAGGCGCTGCGCTACGAGCAGAGCTCCGTGTCGGGCATCTGCAAGGTGCTCCAGCAGGAGTACAACAACCTCCACTGCCGCGCGGTGGACCTGTCCGTGCCGGAGGGCGGCGCCTGGAAGGTGGACGCGCTCGCGGACGCGCTGGAGCGCGAGGTGCTGTCCTCCATCGGGGACGTGCTGTGCGCGTACCGGGGCACCCGCCGGTGGATCCAGTTCTACGAGCCCGTGCGCGTGACGGCCGACGCGCCGAAGCCGCCGCTCGTCCACAAGGGCGAGACGTACCTCGTCTATTACGGCCTGGAGGGCATCGGCTTCCTCACCGCCCGGCGCATGCTGGAGCAGGGCGCGCGGCTCATCATCCTGGAGGAGCCGGACTTCCCGGAGCAGGACGCGTGGGGGCAGTGGCTGGGCGCGAAGCGCCGCGAGCCGATTGGCGTCCGCGTGGGCAACGCGGTGGGCCTCCAGGCGGCGGGCCATGACTTCGTGCTGAAGAAGGCCCGCCTGGACGACGTGGAGGCCATGCGGCGCGTGCTGGCCGACGCCGAGAAGGAAGCAGGCCCCATCCGCGGGCTGCTCCACGCGTCGGGCGCGTCCAACTTCGAGCGCATCAAGCCCCTGCGCGACGCGGACCGCGAGCTGTGCAAGCAGCACTTCGCCTCCATCCCGCACAGCCTGCGGATGCTGGACGAGCTCCTGCGCGAGCGCGACCTGCGCTTCCGCGTGATGATGAGCTCGCTGGGCTCGGTGCTGGGCGGCCTGGGCTTCATCGCCATCGCGAGCGCCAGCAGCCTCGCGTCCAACTACACCGTCCTCCAGAACCGCCAGCACGCGCAGAAGTGGGTGGTCCAGTACTGGGACTCGTGGGACATCGAGTGGAAGAAGGCGAAGGAGATCGTCCACCCGTCGATGTACGAGCGGCTGGCGCCCAGCGTCCTCACCGAGCCCGAGGGGCTGGAGTCCTTCCACCGCCTCTTCGCCATCCCGGACTCCACCCAGGTCGCGGTGTGCGCGACGGACCTCCAGGCCCGCTACGACAAGTGGGTGAAGCTGGAGGCCGTGCGGCAGGAGCCCGGCACGGCGGAGCTGCTCAAGCGCCCTGACCTGGACACGCCCTTCGTCGAGCCGCGTGACGAGATGGAGCGCACCATCGCGTCCGTCTACCAGGAGTTCCTGGGAGTGGACCGCGTGGGCGCGGACGACGGCTTCCATGAGCTGGGCGGCCACTCGCTGCTGGCCACGCAGATGGTCTCCCGGCTGCGCGAGGTGCTGCAGGTCGACGTGGAACTGTTCGTCGTGCTGGCGCACCCCACCGTCTCCAGCCTGGCGGCCCACCTGTCCACCGTGGCGTCCGGAGCCCGGGCATGA